TCTTCAATCTTTATTCCAGTTAATGTGCAATAAGATACTGTATCATAAACATTGTCTGACATTTCTAATTTTAGgattcttaatttttcaatcgaagGACAATTTATAGGGCAATTTGGAATGTTATGgggtatatttttgaatatttttgcaGTCATTAGAAAAACAAACCACATGTGAAGTTGAGCAAATATATTGCTTTCACCTATTAATTCTGGAAGAGATCTCAATTCTTCTTTCTTGGAGGACATCTCTACTGTATTCAACTTTTCAGCTTTTTGTTGTAAGTCTTCACTAATTCGTTTTAAATTCATTTCCAGAAAGTCATAGTGGCTTAGTAATGAAATCTGTAACAAGAAAATTATAtgtgaaattgttttattggaattcaCGTGTAAGTGCTTtaatttccatttgaaatttatttttatgttgcaAAATTATTTGTCTGtagtaattataattttcattttcaatttaaattcatGTTTTTAAACCTCAATTATTGAATAAACTCAATTACCTGATGATTTCCAATGAcaacaatacaatattttcttttaaagcCCCTTGCAAAGGAATCTTTAAGACTAAAAACATGAGATATAATATGTCCTCTATTATTATCTCCAAAATACATCGTTcctgaattttttccattttgcaTTACtatctaaaattgaaaaatatgatttattttcaaactctGCACAATGTATTTAACTTAAATATATTGTAAGACTTACTTCAATACTCAGACTTCTAAGGATAGCATCTTTCAATAAATGAGCTATATCAGTGTCAAATGATGTTCTGGTAGTAATATATTGCTTTTTTGCATCTTCACAGACATATACTGTATCTAGATCAATAGATTTACAAGTTGGGCAAATAGGACCTTTTGACGGCTGCTTTTCTGGAAATTCATCAAATGCACTAGTGCATAGAATTACACAAGGTCCATGACTATCACAAAAATGGCCCATAGCAATTATAACTTCCATACCTTAGAAAATActgataaaaacaaacattttctgTAAGTAAATTAGTGAGTCACGATCACatgaatttgtttaaaaatagaaaaatcacgagattttcaaataaacgGTTTTCGACACCTCTTCTATTTTTACCATAATTGTTTTCagtaattattttaaagataaaCAAGTTTAATTCTATACATAGTAACTACAAATTATGTCAATAATATCAGAGAGAACAAATTGAgaaagattatttattatatgttcTTTAAATTTTTGGTATACTCCACATTATATTACACTTCTAGGAAACGTCATCTGTACAATGTCATCATAATCACAGAAATCAACACACATAATTTCAAAGTATCACACTAGGCAATTCTAAAAACTATCATGGGGTAAATCATAACCCTGATTTAAGGTTAACCTTATTTTGTTCTGAATGTTCGCTGTCGTTTGGAAACCATTGAATTGAATCAACTATCAAAGTTGGAAACTGAACGAAGTAATCGATTTATCCAATAATAAGCAGATCAACTATCATGTGATTGCGTATCCTACCAGaggatttttatcaaattatccaAAAGTGGTTTTCGTTTTtggtgaaattttaaatttaaaactcaaACTACATCAAAGTGGAAATATTAACATTTGAATATGAGACGGGAAACCGAAATGATCgtataataattttggtttctCGTTAATAGTATATTCACTTATTACTAATAGTataaggacttttcggaaactatggcCCTGGATAAGACCGTACTCTGGATTATATAGATCACCTACCATCTGATTGCGGATCCTAATCCGGAACGAGATATTGAGTAGTTTCCGAAAGTCCCATACAATTTATGTATActtcgaatt
The genomic region above belongs to Diorhabda carinulata isolate Delta chromosome 9, icDioCari1.1, whole genome shotgun sequence and contains:
- the LOC130898011 gene encoding folliculin — its product is MEVIIAMGHFCDSHGPCVILCTSAFDEFPEKQPSKGPICPTCKSIDLDTVYVCEDAKKQYITTRTSFDTDIAHLLKDAILRSLSIEIVMQNGKNSGTMYFGDNNRGHIISHVFSLKDSFARGFKRKYCIVVIGNHQISLLSHYDFLEMNLKRISEDLQQKAEKLNTVEMSSKKEELRSLPELIGESNIFAQLHMWFVFLMTAKIFKNIPHNIPNCPINCPSIEKLRILKLEMSDNVYDTVSYCTLTGIKIEEKNSDILRYFQELLPIGFKLPNSGNLCSISKTCENWNVSFQGTLPQTLPKLHISIKRALEDTNISNSALYYHIKSFIMYWFNISCVLSWTTNSCENLTRTLEIHKCDMPLLSYWISQTNSCIKLCKSDYFISTKVK